A window of Miscanthus floridulus cultivar M001 chromosome 12, ASM1932011v1, whole genome shotgun sequence genomic DNA:
TCCATATGGTTGGCCACCCACGGTAGCCACTTAGCCACAACTTGATGGCAGAAGTCTTCTCTAAGGGGGCGCATCACTTCCTCGTGACCAAATGCAATCAAGTGctccatttcataaaagaacattGGAGACTAAATTTTAAAGTAAATAAACGCTAGACTAAGAACTAGCTCTTGTGTAGGTACAAACACAGTATATGAGTTGCATGACACGCGTGGGACTCTTTCTTTATATTGCTATCTAAATTTGTATGCGTGCACATTGCAACACGGGTTAACATATATGGAGGTTGCATCATGCATGATCCTTTACCACCAATTACCATAAGTActctctccattctaaattataagtcgttttgacttttttggtacatttattttactatacatctagatataataatagatacatagcaaaagcaacttataatttgaaacagatggAGTACATTCTTATTGCAATTTCAGCTATTTATTTGTTTATGATATATAGATTCTTTGTTCAGATATTTTACTTTGCTATTTGTATGGTATAATCAAACTACGGAGTACAAAGTTTTCATAATCCCTTTTTTCAAATTTAcatatatgttagcatattttttatGGATTCTTTAGGCTAATCTAAACAGATCATTATAAAATCGATCAGTATCTTGTAATTTCTAGCCTCTCGATAAACGTGAGGCTCCTTTTAACACTGTAGTATATACTCCAGTGTTGAAAGAATCATGGCGGCCTGCAAAGATCTTAGATTTCATTACAGCGTTGAATCATGAAGATTGTATAGGGCAAGATACATTCTACAATAGGCCAGGCTACGTTGTTGACCTCTAGTTTGAGGTCTGCCCAGACGAATTACAGGGTCTCAATGCCTAATCCTAGTCGAGAATTACAAAACCGTGGCTATTTGTTGCACCTCTATACGATGAATAATTTACATGACTATTGGCCACTGTCGACATTCTTCACTAACAATCTCTTGTCATCATTACCTGCATGAGCTACTGCCACAAGCCCTGCCGAAGACGCAGGTTTACCGGTTTGGTATCTAGAGGCCATTGAATTTGGTCTACGGTCCAGTACCGTATAACTTCAACATATGTAGGCATGGCACCTTCCAACATCTGTCTCTATCCAATGGCAATCCATGTAATATAGGAAGTGCTGCAAGAATATGTATGACAACTGCAACAAGAATTAGCTCGTCACACCACTAGGTGGTTGCCTCAAGATGACTCTTGGCTTCAGTCACTATTCACTTGACCCGCTATTTCTTGATGAGGAATCTGCAGATGTAAGAACATAATTTTTGATTTGTCACTAACGCACTATGGATGTGGTAAGCTGTATGAAAAAGAACTAGGGCAGTTTATAGAAATAGAACTAGGACGGTTTATACCTCGTGAGTGACGCTTCCCCTCCATCGCCTCTTTCTTTTCCTGGCAACTGTGACAAAGGAAAGGGCCATCCCAGGGACGCAGCTTTCCTGGCTTTGACAAACCCTCGTGTATGGATATGCCTTGACCAGATTCCAAGTCAATTTGACAAATTGCACATGCAAAAAGTTTGAACATATCTCGGACAGGATATTCAGAATTAAGCCTGCATCCATTGGAAATCAAATGTCAGACATAGCATAATGATCTAAAGTTTTGGATGCTTCTAGAATCCAAGTCCATATTTTGACAAAACAAGCTTGTTTTCAACATTTTATGATGTCATGGCTTTCTCACAATATTGCCATGATCGATAGTTCTTGATGAGATATTGTTCCTTCCAACAAACATCTACTTCTATTTCGAGACATTAAATGAAAACACAACTGAAAGCAGTTACATTTTGGGGTTGTCCTAAGTCAACCATTTCGGTGTCAAAAAAAAAGTCAACCATTTCAAAATTTGATTGAATATTACTTTCTATGTGTTGAGTTTGGATATTTGAAAAAATGATGAGTATTGTCTCGAAATGTGGTTTACTAAAAGTATTACTATTACTATGTTGAATATAAATACTTTTGTAAGGACACTAGTAAAAGTATTGTTTTGGAGACCAGGTCAATGTCCAAAATGTCACTTATTTGTGACTAGGGTAATTGATTACTGTGTGAAGGAACTACATGGTTGATTAAGTGTTAACATAACAGCATGCACTTAGTGAAGGACAAGCACAACACATAATCACAAATTGTAATACTATTGACTTCCCTATAGAAATTCATCCCAAGAATGCAATACCCTGTTTTTTAACGATATTTTGTTAAGGTGTTATATACTCCTACTTGACAACAGCATTCATTATGCTCTATCAGGAATTAAACTTTTGTAGACAAGGTATGGTGTCCGGCACTATCAAACAGTCTAATGTCTTTTGTATTTCAGCACACACAACTTCTGCATGAAGGTAAAATACTTCCGGCTCAAGTGGCATCTCATTAGTAGCGGGAAACATCATACTTTTTTTCACTGGCGACCGTATTTATGGGGTCTGTGCTTTCACAGTTCGCACAGCTCACTGGAGTCCCAAGTACCGCCTCGACCAACACCTCACGACAATTCCTCAGCACACATGGGTGACTAAGCTCTTTGGTTATGATCTCACAGTTGAGTACCATTCAGGTAAGCTTAACACCATGGCAGATGCTCTGTCCCGCCGCGACTCCGACATGCCTGCTGTCCGTGCAGTTTCAGCCCCGACTTTCGCCCTCTATGATGATCTGCGGGAGGAGCACTTGAGTGATCCGCAGGCCCAGGAGCTGCAGGTGCAATTGGCAGCGGGTATAGCGCCAAATGGATGGACACTGGTGGACGACATGCTGCTGTTCAGGGGGCGCCTTTTCGTCCCAGACGCCTCATTGATTTGGCCGCATCTGCTGCAGGAGGCGCATGGCAGCCATGAGGGCGCCCAGAAAACTCTTCATCGGTTTCGGGCATCCTTCTTCAATGCTCATGCTCATCAGTTGGTCCGCGACTATGTCTGTGGCTGTGCTATTTGTCAAAGGAACAAGACAGAGCATCTACGTCCAGCATGGATGCTGCAGCCTTGGCCCATTCCAGAACATGTGTGGAGTGACATTGCCATGGATTTTGTTGAGGGGTTCCCCCGGGTTGGCGGGAAGTCGGTAATCCTCACTGTGGTCGATCGTTTTTCCAAGATGGCTCATTTCATCGCCTTGAGTCCATCCATATTCAGCGAGTTCAGTGGCTCGTGCCTTCTTCGACAATATTGTGCGCCTTCACGGGTTTCCCTGATCCATTGTGAGTGACTGTGACACGGTGtttaaaaaagggcgtacccagtgcagagagctcccgctctgtgcggggtctggggaagggtgttagtggcaagacttaccctcgcctgtgcaatgcgaggagaccgcgactcgaacccgggaccttccggtcacaggcggtaagactctaccgcttgcaccaggcccgcccttcaaattGGCCAATGTCCGGTTACTCTGCAGCTCGGCGTTTCATCCACAAACCGATGGACAGTCTGACGTGACTAACCGCATCATCGTGATGTACTTGCGGTGTTTAGCTGTTGATCGACCACGTTCTTGGCTTCAGTGGTTACCATGAGCAGAGTTTTGTTACAATACTTCATTCCAGTCTGCTCTCCGTGCCACTCCCTTTGAAGTGGTCTATGGCAGACCACCGCCACCTCTGGTGTCCTATATTCCTGGTTCGGCTAAGGTGGCTGCGGTGGATCGGCAGCTTCGTGATCGGGATGTCTTTTTGGCTGAGATCCGTGACAGGCTGCAGTTGGCTCAGGATGGGATGAAAGATCATCAAGACCAGAAGCGTCGGCCAATTGAGTTTGCGGTGGGCGATTGGGTCTGGTTGCACCTCCATCATCGTACAGCTGTGGGCATTACTACTGCTACACCATCCAAGCTCGGGCCTCGCTTCTTTGGGCCATATCAGGTGATTGAGCGCATTGGAGCGGTGGCATATCGTCTGCACCTCCCTCCTAAGGCACGCATTCATGACGTCTTCCATGTTGCTCTCTTGAAGAAATTTGTGGGGGAGCCGCCTATTGCTTTGGTTCCTTTGCCTTCGATCCTCCATGGTCGGGTGGTTCCTACTCCGGCTGCTGTAATCCGCACTCGCCTCAACCACGGCCGCTGGCAGGTTCTGGTTCATTGGGAAGGTCGCGCTCCTGCTGATGCTCCTTGGGAGGCTGTAGAAGATTTCAAGGATCGCTATCCTGAGTTTCAGCTCGTGGACTAGCTGTTTGTTCGGGAGGAGGGAAGTGTTGTGGACTCGTTTGTGGGCCGCCAGTATAGGCGTCACCCCAAACAAGGCCTCAGCCCAGACCGTGGCTAATAGGCTCGGCTGCTGGCTCACTAGAAAGGAAGGGAGGAGTTTAGTAGATTGGTTTTATTAGTAGATTGGTTTTATTATGGAAgtgcacctggactataaaggggcACCTTAGGAGATTGTAATAGGCATcgaagaaggaaataaacctcCCTTAGGCGAGTGGGGTTTACCCCTTCGACGGTGGCTACGCGCGGTTCTGCCGTAGCTGCCGACGATAGCTCCCCACCGCCCTTGCCTCGCTACCCTCTGCGTTCTAATTCCCAATCTCAGCTGCTACTCCATTCACCCCTGCGCTCTCCTAGACGTCCACGCCGTATCAAGATGACAGTACATTTATTAATTGGAAAGCATAAGTTTATAGTATAATTATTTGCCAGCTATTATGCATCCATAATCAAGATGAGGTAAGGGTACAGACCTCCTTGAAAGGGACGGACATCCGTCCTCAAAGACCTCCTCCACTAAATCTGGCTCAGGATAATTATCCTTATCAGCGAGAGACAACGAGTCAGATAATGTTTTCCTTAAAAAGAATTTTTTTAGAAGTACAAGGCCTTTTCCTGGCGTTTTTGGAGATTCTATAGTGCATTTTGGTTTGTCTGGTGGTATTACGTCAATGACAATGCAAGTTGTATCATCTCTCAATCCTTTTGATTCAACTGCTTCCTGCAAACAGTACACCAATTAGGAACAGTACAACTGAGGGTTTCAGACCTTGTGTTAAGATGGGTGGGGAAGGGTATTAGTATTGTACTTTAACAATTTGCTCAGCTGCAGCCTCAGGAGGAAGCCCTCGTGCACATCTAAAAGCCACTTCCGCAGTCAAAGCATCCCAAACACCGTCACTTGAAATAATAAGACGGCCTCCAGCATTAGACAGCTACAAGCATTGCAATACAACATTATTTTTCAAAATATGATCAGATTAAAATGAACAAAGAATCACTTCAGAGAAAATCACAGAATAATCCtctcagaaaagaaaagaaaagaaaagaaaacataaCTATAGTTGCGTATAACAATGAGCAAACTTTGCAAACAAAGGAAATAAGAATGAAATCTGGCAGTCAGTTTATAAATACTGGAAAATATATGTCTAGACAAAGTGATGTATCATCTGAATAGTCAGGTAACAGGTACAGTATAGAATACAGTTTGGCCTCAAACATTAGAGCTAGTTTACAAGGGTAGGCTCATATAACGACAGAAAATTCAGATGATTGTGAGAATGAGAATATTCAAACAGCACAACTTCTGGTACTTGAATGTGATATCACTACAGTGAGAGTTTACAATTCAGTTTTCTCCAGAAATGGTGTAAAGTGACTTTCCAACAGTGTACCTTAATTTGCTTCACATAAGGAACTGGAATGATAAATTCACCTACGTCCTGATCACCAATCGACCTTGAGAGGCATAGACCACCTGGCCAACATCTAAGGGGACCAATCTGGATGGATAAGAAAACGAATTAAGGATCAAAAGAGGGTGTGAATCACATCTACAAACCAAAAGATAGGACTCTAAAGGAAAACCTATGGAAGATGTCCAACATAAAACAGGTATTAAAATGTTCAAGCTGGTACTCTCATACAGTTTGATACATCGGTCTCATAgattaaaataataaaaataagcaGAATTGGGAGTTGGTGGCTAGTTACACAAGCATAATTTCTCAGTCAATCCAAGAGCTCTATCCAGCTAAGCTGCCATCTAGCACGACTTAAAGCCCCACTTACCCAATGAAAATACTATACATCTAATAGCTTGCTATACACCAAATCAGTCAGACAGGCAGCAAACTGCCAAAACCTTTTTTCGGAACAAAAAAACACCTTTAGTTAACAGCCTCAGGAACTTTAACAAAAATAGTATTAAATATTGCACCGAAAAACAAGGGGAAAAGGCACGTTAGCTGTTTTTCAATAATAAAGAAATCTCTTTTTTGTTTGGCTACCAGCTGCATAAATTAAATGGAAAACTTTGGAGTGAGTGAAAAGGCAAAGAGCAACCTCAGCGCCACCAACGACATTTAGCCTTCCAACTTCACCTCCGCATTCAGTTACACGTCCAACCCTACAAATCAAAAACTAACAAGTGAGAAGAGCCAAACGTGTAACCAACTATAGAACAACAGTACGCTATGAGAAAGCGGTCTTACTCCTCTTCATTAGCGTCAAAGCGATGGTCGGCCGACAAATAGTAGATGGATCCCTCAGCTTCAAGGACACAACGTGAATCACCAACGGACGCAACAGTTACAACGGAGCCATCAATTATCGCAAGCGTCACGGTTGTCCCGGAAGAATGAGCTGAAAAATGAACAAGGAACAGGCAAACGGGTCAGCTCTTGTACCACCAACTACTGCAGGTGTACCACCAAACCATTTACACGGTCAATTTGAAACAATCACCTACCGCCTGGCCATAGAGATGCCAGGTTGAGCAACAGATGTGCTGGTACTCTACTCAGCTAGTAGTGCTCTTGTAAGGTGTACCACCGAACCATTTTACACGGTCAATTTGAAACAATCACCTACCGCCTGGCCATAGAGATGCCAGGTTGGGCAACAGATGTGCTGGTACTCTACTCAACTCGTAGTACGGCGGAGTAGTACTTGCTATAGTTGCTAGGGAGGGCAGGCACCAATCAATTTAGTTCCATGAATGGAAGGAATTCCCGTTACCTTTCGTTTGGAAATCCTTGTCGGTCTTGACGAACCCCGCGACGAGCGCCCTTGGGAGCGCGGCGAGCCACTCGTCCCTGGTCAGATCGGTCGGGACGCAGCCGAGCACGTTGCCAAGGAGGTGCTCCTTGGCGTACACCGCGGCGGCGCTCCCGTTGTGCCCATCGAACAGCTGCGAGAGCGAACGAGACCAAACACCAGCGGGGCGCGCCCTCTCAGAACGAAGCCGGACCACAGTAGCAACTACTACCAACCATTGGGGCATGGAAGACGGGTCGAGGGAGggaggtgggtgggtgggtggggggcgcTTACGGCGAAGGCGGAGAAGGAGGTGGACGGCACGCCGGGGCGCCGCTCGCAGGCGAGCTTGAGCAGCGCGAAGTCCTCGCCCTTCTTCGCCCGGCAGGCCTGCCCCGCCGCGACCGAGGGCCGCCGCTcccgctcgccgtcgccgcctcccAGCGCAGCCCGCTCCGCCGACGCCTCCCGCCACAGAAGGTCCCCGAGCGCCACGCTCCCGGTCCGCCTCCTCCCGCTCCGCGACGCCGACGACATCCTTATTAATCACAGCCAgatcccggcggcggcggcgacggccgcgGCGGCAGCGGCTGTAGTAGTAGATCGGCGGGCGAGCATCGCCTCGCCACTCGCCTTGCTGCCGCTAGCGCGGCGCTGGTCTAGTCTAGTCTGGTCGGGGAGCACGAGCACGAGCGcgcactagccttttccgcccgCCCGCTCGCTACCTCGGCTTTTTGGGGTGGGAGGGAGGGTTTGGCTGGCCGGGGACCCCGCTCGGCGCGTTGCGGTTGCTTTgcgggaggagggagggagggagcggcgGGGGCAAGCGAGCGACCTGTCACATGGGGCGCTCAGTACAGGACGCGCAAATCCAGCCCCCGCTCCCACGCGCGCCGGCCTCTCTCTCGCCCGGCCGCCCGCCCTCGAGTGAAACGAAACGAAATGAAATCCCGAAAAGCGAGCGGCAGGAGGGAAGAACCGAAGAGGGGAGGGAGCGCGCGGCCGCGGCGCACTAATGACTGGGCGGGGGCGCGTGTACGTTTTTAACGCCGGGACGCGGCATTGCGGCAAGCGGGTGGGTCAGGTGGTGTGGCACCTGACCGGGCAGTGGAAGCGCGGGCGCAGCACCAGTCATCTTGTTGGTCTTACCGTGGACGAAGTCTTTTTTTTTAAGGCTCTTCGTTCGTCTGGGCCTCGTTTAAATTCAGATGTCATACGGGAGTATCGTTTGAGGTGtttgatattaataaaaaataaattacagaattttTTAAATCTGCatgacgaatttattaagtctaattaatcatCATTAGCACgtgtgtactgtagcaccacgctGTAAAATCATGGACTAAccaggcttaaaagattcgtctcgcaaattagtcataaactatgcaattagttattttttagtctatatttaatactccatacatgtatccaAACAATCGACGAaatagggagtaaactttaggggcATAACTAAATGAGGCCCGTCGTCCAGGTCTTCGGCAGTGTCATGTAGATGTACATCAACAAGAAATTTCTGCCTCCTTATACTATCTTCAACAACCACGACCTAAAATAAAAGACACACTCGTCCTTTGGGTAGTGCTACAAGTAAAGagtttaatatatattttttgtcttctccgATAACAAGACCTAGAAGACAACTCTTTctacaaataggtcttcaggagaggatactcagatttgagTTATTGTAGCACCCCCAGGAATACAATtcacacatatagctacaaatgaagatgtaatatcaaagacaatgccttaAATACTTAGCGCACAAAT
This region includes:
- the LOC136495379 gene encoding probable protein phosphatase 2C 40, producing MSSASRSGRRRTGSVALGDLLWREASAERAALGGGDGERERRPSVAAGQACRAKKGEDFALLKLACERRPGVPSTSFSAFALFDGHNGSAAAVYAKEHLLGNVLGCVPTDLTRDEWLAALPRALVAGFVKTDKDFQTKAHSSGTTVTLAIIDGSVVTVASVGDSRCVLEAEGSIYYLSADHRFDANEEEVGRVTECGGEVGRLNVVGGAEIGPLRCWPGGLCLSRSIGDQDVGEFIIPVPYVKQIKLSNAGGRLIISSDGVWDALTAEVAFRCARGLPPEAAAEQIVKEAVESKGLRDDTTCIVIDVIPPDKPKCTIESPKTPGKGLVLLKKFFLRKTLSDSLSLADKDNYPEPDLVEEVFEDGCPSLSRRLNSEYPVRDMFKLFACAICQIDLESGQGISIHEGLSKPGKLRPWDGPFLCHSCQEKKEAMEGKRHSRDSSSRNSGSSE